A genomic stretch from Phoenix dactylifera cultivar Barhee BC4 unplaced genomic scaffold, palm_55x_up_171113_PBpolish2nd_filt_p 000051F, whole genome shotgun sequence includes:
- the LOC103698309 gene encoding 30S ribosomal protein 3, chloroplastic isoform X2 encodes MLSVSIQGSNLSPLNPQSTFPPTSHQILSPTTKPFFFFSKPNPIPLILASSCPHITSTLFKRLTPLRQSASAAAAEALETSSDADQPEPVKEEVQVEQKELGVVVKAMEKPKLVLKFIWMEKNIGLALDQVIPGHGSVPLSPYYFWPRKDAWEELKSKLEEKPWISQKRMIILLNQATDIINLWQQSGGNLQ; translated from the exons ATGCTCTCTGTTTCAATTCAAGGCAGCAACCTGAGCCCTCTTAACCCTCAATCCACCTTTCCCCCTACCTCGCACCAAATCCTCTCCCCAACAACCAAaccgttcttcttcttctccaaacCCAACCCCATTCCTCTCATCCTCGCATCTTCTTGTCCCCACATAACCTCCACCCTTTTCAAGAGACTCACCCCCCTCCGCCAATCCGCGTCAGCCGCTGCCGCGGAAGCCCTCGAGACGTCCTCCGATGCCGACCAACCGGAGCCTGTGAAGGAGGAGGTCCAAGTAGAACAAAAAGAG CTAGGGGTGGTCGTGAAGGCGATGGAAAAGCCGAAGCTGGTGCTCAAGTTCATATGGATGGAGAAGAACATCGGGCTGGCGCTGGACCAGGTGATACCGGGCCACGGGAGCGTCCCGCTGAGTCCCTACTACTTCTGGCCTAGGAAGGACGCGTGGGAGGAGCTCAAGTCCAAGCTGGAGGAGAAGCCCTGGATCTCCCAGAAGCGCATGATCATCCTTCTCAACCAGGCCACCGATATCATCAACCTCTGGCAGCAGAGCGGCGGCAACCTGCAGTAG
- the LOC103698309 gene encoding 30S ribosomal protein 3, chloroplastic isoform X1, with protein sequence MLSVSIQGSNLSPLNPQSTFPPTSHQILSPTTKPFFFFSKPNPIPLILASSCPHITSTLFKRLTPLRQSASAAAAEALETSSDADQPEPVKEEVQVEQKEKLGVVVKAMEKPKLVLKFIWMEKNIGLALDQVIPGHGSVPLSPYYFWPRKDAWEELKSKLEEKPWISQKRMIILLNQATDIINLWQQSGGNLQ encoded by the exons ATGCTCTCTGTTTCAATTCAAGGCAGCAACCTGAGCCCTCTTAACCCTCAATCCACCTTTCCCCCTACCTCGCACCAAATCCTCTCCCCAACAACCAAaccgttcttcttcttctccaaacCCAACCCCATTCCTCTCATCCTCGCATCTTCTTGTCCCCACATAACCTCCACCCTTTTCAAGAGACTCACCCCCCTCCGCCAATCCGCGTCAGCCGCTGCCGCGGAAGCCCTCGAGACGTCCTCCGATGCCGACCAACCGGAGCCTGTGAAGGAGGAGGTCCAAGTAGAACAAAAAGAG AAGCTAGGGGTGGTCGTGAAGGCGATGGAAAAGCCGAAGCTGGTGCTCAAGTTCATATGGATGGAGAAGAACATCGGGCTGGCGCTGGACCAGGTGATACCGGGCCACGGGAGCGTCCCGCTGAGTCCCTACTACTTCTGGCCTAGGAAGGACGCGTGGGAGGAGCTCAAGTCCAAGCTGGAGGAGAAGCCCTGGATCTCCCAGAAGCGCATGATCATCCTTCTCAACCAGGCCACCGATATCATCAACCTCTGGCAGCAGAGCGGCGGCAACCTGCAGTAG